CGAATATAGTAACTTCCCTCTCATTGAAGCAGCAAAACTAGCCGGTAAACGGCAGCGAACTAAGTATGATGCGGCCTTTCGGACCGAGGCAGTCTGCCGGGTAATGTAGGATGGGCAGGCAGCGACGCCCTACTACCTCAGTTTAGAGCAAACAGTTCAAGTAGGAAGGGCCTAAATCAGCTCTTCAGCGTTACTTTTGTTCTAAGTAAATTTTTGTACTCTATCTTAGGTTTCATGGCAATACCATTTTTATCGCTGAATTCACAGCATACCGCAGTTAGGTCAGAAGTGCTATCTGCGATAGCTGAAGTGTATGACAAACAATGGTATGTACTGGGCGAACAGGTTGAGGCCTTTGAAAGGGAGTACAGTATATTTAACCATACGAATTATACAATAGGGGTTGCGAATGGATTGGACGCGCTGCACTTGTCTTTGGCAGCGCTAGGGGTGCAAGCGGGCGATGAAGTAATCGTACCTAGTAACACGTACATCGCCACCTGGCTCGCGGTCTCTTATCTGGGAGCAGTGCCGGTGCCAGTCGAGCCTGACCCACTGACCTATAATCTGGACCCAACTCGCCTTGAGGCTGCGATTACGGCGCGCACTAAAGGAATTATGCCTGTTCATTTGTACGGGCAGGCGTGTGAGATGAGTCTTATAATGGAGGTGGCTCGCAAGCATGGCCTGTGGGTAGTCGAAGATAACGCTCAGGCGCAGGGCGCAAGCTTCAATGGTCAACTCACTGGCAGCTTTGGCCAAGTGAATGGAACTAGCTTTTACCCTGGTAAAAATTTAGGTGCCATTGGCGATGCCGGGGCCGTAACTACCAACGGCGACCTGCTAGCAGCCAAAATTCGGACACTACGTAATTACGGTTCGCAGCAGAAATACTATAATGAAGTAATAGGGTATAATTCTCGCCTCGATGAGCTGCAAGCTGCTGTATTACGTGTGAAGCTACGCCAACTGCCAGAATGGACGGCCCAGCGCCAGCAGGTAGCGGCTTACTATCACCAGTACTTATCCGCTGTGGAGGGCCTTTCACTTCCCAAAGTAGCCGACGGTGCTACGCACGTTTACCACCTATACGTCGTGCGCACGGCCCGGCGCGATGCCTTGCAGCAGCACTTGACGCAGGCCAATATCGGCACGCTTATTCACTATCCGGTACCGCCGCATCGCCAGCAAGCTTATGCGCATTTGCACGCACCCTCTGGGGCTTATCCTCTTGCCGAAGAACTAGCTGCTACCAGCCTTAGCCTACCTATGTGGCCTGGGATAACCGAAGCCCAAGTAATTGAGGTAGCTACTGCGGTACGCAACTTCTTACAGGCATAACGTTTCACTTACGCCCGCCACCCGATTTGGGTAAAAGATAGTATGGCTGTTCCACATTTCATTGAGTTGGCTAAAATAGGTTCACCTTCTCTCGGATACATCACGGTAGGGCAGAATAGTAACTTGCCCTTCACTATCCAGCGAGTATACTGGACGTATTTCACACCCGACTCCGTTATTCGGGGTCATCATGCACACCACGAGTTAGAGCAGTTGATTTTCGCTGTCAGTGGCCATATTGAGTTTACCCTGGAAGGCTTGAATGGGAAGGTCCAAACCTTTCTGCTCGATTCGCCAAATATAGGGCTATATATACCACGTCACTATTGGCGCACTATCAAGTTTTCTCACAATGCTGTGTTGATGTGCTTGGCTTCTATGGAATACCAAGAAGATGAATACATTCGCGACTATAGTACTTTTAGGGCTTTGGCTGTTACCTATGATTCCTGAGGCATCTTATTATTCTCATCCGCAGGCACTGGTCGAAACACAGGCCATTGGTGAAGGAACCCGCATATGGGCCTTTGCTCATGTACTACCTGGCGCCCTTATCGGAAAGCACTGTAATATTTGCGACCACTGCTTTATTGAGGGACAGGTACGCTTGGGCGACAATGTAACTATTAAGTGTGGAGTTTATCTCTGGGATGGCATTACCCTGGAAGACAACGTTTTTGTAGGGCCGAGTGTAGTATTCACCAACGATGTGCGCCCGCGTAGTAAAAATAACTCATATAGCTTATTAAATACTTTGGTAAAACAAGGAGCTTCTCTTGGCGCCAACAGTACCATTCTGGCCGGAATTACCGTAGGCCGCTATGCGCTTACAGGTATCGGTTCAGTAGTAACCCGCAACGTACCCGACTATGCATTAGTATATGGTAGCCCGGCCCGACAGCATGGATGGGTAGATGAAATGGGGCAAAAACTAGTGGCTGCTGGTGCCGGCCGCTGGGTTTCAGTTGATGGAAGCCGCTACTATCAGGAAATCGACCAGGGATTAAAACCTGAGTAGTATGCCTACTTATTCATCCTAGCTCACACTCTTGCATACTATGTCTACTATCCCTTTGGTGAGCGTTGGAATAGCCTCCTATAATAATGGTCCTTACTTGGAGGAATTGTTGGAAAGTGTTCGACAGCAGACTTACCCCGCTGTTGAGTTAATTATTGTTGATGATTGCTCTACTGATAACTCTGCCGCAATTATTACT
The sequence above is drawn from the Hymenobacter baengnokdamensis genome and encodes:
- a CDS encoding DegT/DnrJ/EryC1/StrS family aminotransferase — protein: MAIPFLSLNSQHTAVRSEVLSAIAEVYDKQWYVLGEQVEAFEREYSIFNHTNYTIGVANGLDALHLSLAALGVQAGDEVIVPSNTYIATWLAVSYLGAVPVPVEPDPLTYNLDPTRLEAAITARTKGIMPVHLYGQACEMSLIMEVARKHGLWVVEDNAQAQGASFNGQLTGSFGQVNGTSFYPGKNLGAIGDAGAVTTNGDLLAAKIRTLRNYGSQQKYYNEVIGYNSRLDELQAAVLRVKLRQLPEWTAQRQQVAAYYHQYLSAVEGLSLPKVADGATHVYHLYVVRTARRDALQQHLTQANIGTLIHYPVPPHRQQAYAHLHAPSGAYPLAEELAATSLSLPMWPGITEAQVIEVATAVRNFLQA
- a CDS encoding sugar 3,4-ketoisomerase, which encodes MAVPHFIELAKIGSPSLGYITVGQNSNLPFTIQRVYWTYFTPDSVIRGHHAHHELEQLIFAVSGHIEFTLEGLNGKVQTFLLDSPNIGLYIPRHYWRTIKFSHNAVLMCLASMEYQEDEYIRDYSTFRALAVTYDS
- a CDS encoding N-acetyltransferase — protein: MIPEASYYSHPQALVETQAIGEGTRIWAFAHVLPGALIGKHCNICDHCFIEGQVRLGDNVTIKCGVYLWDGITLEDNVFVGPSVVFTNDVRPRSKNNSYSLLNTLVKQGASLGANSTILAGITVGRYALTGIGSVVTRNVPDYALVYGSPARQHGWVDEMGQKLVAAGAGRWVSVDGSRYYQEIDQGLKPE